A single region of the Raphanus sativus cultivar WK10039 chromosome 1, ASM80110v3, whole genome shotgun sequence genome encodes:
- the LOC130496919 gene encoding uncharacterized protein LOC130496919, with protein MELNYHPLVVTSIPFYSDRYPAPQTKQPAPQTKQPAPQTKKPSPQKKQPSPLPKERLLPEDTADEAISVYKILPEDKADGVTSKEIVPLTSTDQPSFASNDQQPSFASTDPSVPVSEPSLVVLDQTAPTASVRARSERTKKHAPTQISPYTAERRKLLRVGKYNPFPTLNRPKMKELADWLKTDPDYFTKEEDKPRTSPTWWYQKLRTSKAWLEDVHIDAWMNVLRQRYKENPQCFRSERMCFLDHNFTQSWREQYLVFKASSSDHNGLGKMLPSGAASLYDGSMPSFCQSNKKWGEDIDDIYAPLNLDNKHWVAIWISIPKRHIVVWDSIPSTTIPERWDEIMEPFLEMVPYLIVECGDQMHGLERYTYERLLKDVPTANNGDCGVYAAKYIECHALGVPFSPKDFARSNAKTMRDNMALVIWTELVDQHLKDNEDGGMFVGMYD; from the exons cctgctcctcaaactaaacagcctgctcctcaaacgaaacagcctgctcctcaaacgaaaaagccttctcctcaaaagaaacagccttctcctctgcccaaagag agattgttgccggaggatacagcagatgaggcgatctcggtatataagatcttgccggaggataaagcagatggtgtcacctccaaagagattgttcctctcacttccactgaccaaccgagcttcgcttccaacgatcaacaaccgagcttcgcttccaccgatccaagcgttccagtttcagaaccgagcctggttgtattggaccaaacagctcccactgcttctgtgcgtgcaaggagtgaacgaacgaagaaacatgctcccacgcagatatctccttatacggcagagagaaggaaactccttagagtgggaaagtataatccatttcccacactaaacagacctaagatgaaggagctcgctgattggttgaaaactgatcc tgattatttcactaaggaagaggacaaaccacgtacatcaccaacttggtggtatcaaaaactccggacatccaaagcatggctggaagacgta catatagatgcttggatgaatgtgctgaggcagaggtataaggagaacccacaatgtttccggagcgagcgaatgtgcttcctggatcacaactttacccagtcttggagagaacagtatctggtcttcaaagcatcgtcgtctgatcacaatggtttaggaaaaatgctacctagtggggcggcgagtttgtatgacggatcaatgccttcattttgccaatcaaacaagaagtggggggaggacattgatgatatctatgcgccactgaacttggacaacaaacattgggtggctatttggatatcgatccctaagaggcacatagtcgtctgggacagcataccttcaactaccataccagaaagatgggatgagataatggagccttttctcgagatggtcccttatctgattgtggagtgcggagaccagatgcatgggttggagcgatacacatatgagagactgctgaaagatgtacccacggccaacaatggtgattgtggcgtgtacgctgcaaagtacattgaatgtcatgctcttggggtcccctttagccctaaagactttgctaggtccaatgcgaagactatgagggataatatggctttggttatatggacggagcttgttgatcagcatctgaaagataatgaggatggtggtatgtttgtgggcatgtatgattag